Proteins encoded by one window of Rhodamnia argentea isolate NSW1041297 chromosome 6, ASM2092103v1, whole genome shotgun sequence:
- the LOC115734148 gene encoding protein LIGHT-DEPENDENT SHORT HYPOCOTYLS 2-like has protein sequence MEPTPEPVCPIYHHHDHNHSLSNKDIPVNTITRPTTADSPSSSTPSRYENQKRRDWNTFCQYLGSHRPPIPLAACTSMHVFDFLRYQDQFGKTKVHHQACPFFGLPNPPAPCPCPLRQAWGSLDALLGRLRAAYEENGGDPGANPFGAKGLRVYLKEVRDYQAKARGVSYEKKRKRPKEKGPSP, from the coding sequence ATGGAACCAACTCCAGAACCAGTTTGTCCCATCTATCACCACCATGATCATAATCACTCACTCAGCAACAAGGACATCCCAGTTAACACCATCACCAGACCAACAACCGCAgattcaccatcttcttcgacCCCAAGCCGCTACGAGAACCAGAAGCGCCGGGACTGGAACACCTTCTGCCAGTACTTGGGGAGTCACAGGCCGCCGATCCCACTCGCCGCATGTACCAGCATGCATGTTTTCGACTTCCTCCGCTACCAGGACCAGTTTGGCAAGACCAAGGTGCACCACCAGGCTTGCCCCTTCTTCGGCCTCCCGAACCCGCCCGCCCCATGCCCCTGCCCGCTCCGCCAGGCATGGGGCAGCCTCGACGCACTCCTCGGGAGGCTCCGAGCCGCCTATGAGGAGAACGGCGGGGACCCTGGGGCAAACCCTTTTGGAGCTAAAGGCTTGAGGGTTTATTTGAAAGAAGTCCGTGATTATCAGGCCAAAGCGAGGGGCGTTAGTTACGAGAAGAAGCGCAAGCGGCCCAAGGAGAAGGGGCCGTCGCCATGA